In the genome of Pseudomonas fluorescens, the window GTACGTGCAGACTGAGGTCGAGGGTAAGCCGACTGGCTGGAAAGCGTTCTACGACGGCGGTAAGTGGACGGTCGAAGACAAGCGCCCGGCAGCCAAGGCTTAAAGCCGCCAATCCCCCTGTAGGAGCGAGCTTGCTCGCGATGGTCGTCAACGATGACGCGGGCCTTCAGAATGCCCGCGTTGCTCTCAGGTCCATCGTCGGAACGCCGCCCGGAGCAAGCTCGCTCCTACAGTGCGCAAGGCCGCATGAGAACCCTTGGGTTTTCATGCGGCCTTGGTTGTTTTGGGCTTGCGGTTGGATCGGCTGATCCACGACACTGTCCAACCTGCATGAAGCAATTATTTCGTTGTGGAGGCTGCCGTCATGGCCCACGAACTGTATACCCGTACCAATCAGAAGATTTATTTCGCCGGCTTGTCGCTCGAAGCACTGGCCCGCACTGAAGAGGGTCGGGCGATGAATTCGCTGGCGCTGATCCAGGCCGGACGCGAATCCGCGTTGTTTCACCTGTACGGCGCGCTGTTGGGTCTGTGTCACGAAATCGCCGGTTTCTATCGCTTGCCCCAAGCCAATGCGCCCCGTGCAGAGTTGTTGCTGACTCGCGAGGTGCTGGAAACCATCGCCATTCCGGAAATGGCTGAGCTGGTCGAGTTGGCCAATAACCCGGAGACCTGGCTGGCCAAGCTGTTGGCCGCCCATGCTGCGCTGTTTCAGCCGCCACGCGCACCCCACAAGCCGAAAGGGGACGTGACCCAGCCACTGATTCAGGCTGTCAATCTGGATGAAGAGGAGGCAGTGGAGGAGCTGAGTCGGGAGGAGCTGGAGAGCTGGCGCCAGAATCTGAAGGGGTTGGCGATCCGCTTTCGCGAAGGCCTGAACGAGTGCTGACAGAAACATTTTTGGGATGACATCTGGTCAAGATCCCAAGCGAAGCCCTCGCGATGCCTATATAATCCCCGCCTTTCGTGGAGAACAGTCCTTTATGCCAACGTCCTTTCTAGAAATTGTCGAGTTACCAGACGGCCGTATCGAGCTGCGCAGGGCCGAGGACGAGGGTTCTCTGGTTACTTTGGATTTCTCCGAGGACGCCAAGGCATTCCTGCAAGGCCAGCACGTGGAAGTCGCCAAGGCGATGTTGAGCGTGGGTGTTCAGATGGCCGGTCGCCTGGTTGAAGGCGAATTCGACAAGGAAGAGGGGTCGCGGGTTCTTCATTGACCCCCGTCTGTCGCTTTTCTTGATGTCGTTACTCATCGGCTTCTCTGTCCCTTGAGAAGCCTTGCGCGGTGAAGCGCGCGTCTTGTCTGCCGGTTATCCCAGTCGAATATTCAGGCTCTGAGCGTCCCCGGTGCGGGCGGCGCTGATCAGTTGTTGCCGCGATTGGGAGCTCAACGGGTTGATCCAGCTGACCACCGTGTGGCTACGACCTAGGCGCAGGGCTTCGCAGGTCAGTTGCTGGGCGCTCTGGGTGCCCCGCGGTTGCAGCAACAGAATGCGTTCGCGGTTGAGGCCGGCATCTCGCAACCAGGCTTGAGTCAGGCTGGCGGGCGGCGCGATCAGTGTCAGCCAGCGTGCGTCCTGGTCCTGGCTCAATTCCCTGAGGATCGGTGCCAGAAGGTTCAGGCAGTTCCCGGCTGCACCACGCAGTGACAGCTCGCTGAAAACGTCAGGTTCGGCGCTCCAGGGGGACTCGACTACGTCTTTCAGGATCGGCGCCAATGGCTGTGCCATGAACGCTTCGAACAACGGCAGTTGGGTTTGCTGTGGTGATGGCTGTGGGAACTGCATGGAGCCTCCTTTAGCGGCGAATGACGCCGACACTCAAGCCTTCGATCACCAGTTCCTGGTCTTGAAGGTTCACTTCAATAGGGGCGAACTCGGGGTTCTCGGCGATCAGCCAGACTTTGCTGCCGTCACGCTTGAAGCGCTTGACGGTCACTTCGTCGCCGATTCGCGCCACCACGATCTGGCCGTTACGGGCTTCGCGGGTGGTGTGGACCGCCAGCAGGTCGCCGTCGAAAATGCCGATATCCTTCATGCTCATCCCGTGGACGCGCAGCAGGTAGTCGGCGCGCGGATGGAAGAAGGCGGGATTGATGTTGCAGGACTCTTCGATGTGTTGCTGCGCAAGAATCGGGGCGCCGGCCGCGACCCGGCCAATGATCGGCAGGGTGGAATCGTCGGCCTTGGCTTCGAAGCCGGGGATGCGGATGCCACGGGAGGCGCCAGGCGTCATCTCGATTGCACCCTTGCGGGCCAGAGCCTTGAGGTGTTCTTCCGCCGCATTGGGTGACTTGAAACCCAGTTCCTGAGCGATTTCCGCGCGGGTGGGTGGATACCCGTTGTCTTCCAGGCAGCGTTTGATGAAGGCCAGAATCTCTGCTTGTCGTGGCGTCAGCTTTAGCATATCGATCGCTCTGTTTTTTTATACAGTGACTGGGATTATATACAGTAAGGCGGTCTTGGCAATGCTCCATTTTTCAGTCGCCGCCGGACGGTCGAACAGTCAGTGGATTGAAGCTTCGCCGTTGTGTGGTTAAATGTCTGACCGACCATTCCCGAAACGAACTGCCAGACTTGACAATGCACAGGCTGAAACGTATGTTTCAAACAAGTGTTTGTCAGGCGGAGTAGCCATGGCCCAGTCGGAAACCGTTGAACGCATTCTTGATGCAGCCGAGCAGTTGTTCGCGGAAAAAGGTTTCGCCGAAACCTCGTTGCGCCTGATCACCAGCAAGGCCGGTGTCAACCTGGCGGCGGTGAACTATCACTTCGGTTCGAAGAAGGCGTTGATTCAAGCGGTTTTCTCGCGGTTCCTCGGGCCGTTCTGCATCAGTCTCGATAAAGAGCTGGAGCGGCGCCAGGCCAAGCCCGACATCAAGCCCACTCTCGAAGAGTTGCTGGAGATCCTTGTCGAACAGGCACTGGTGGTGCAACCGCGCAGTGGCAACGACCTGTCTATCTTCATGCGTTTGCTGGGGCTGGCGTTCAGTCAGAGCCAGGGGCACTTGCGTCGTTATCTGGAAGACATGTACGGCAAGGTGTTCCGCCGCTACATGATGCTGGTCAACGAAGCGGCGCCACGTATTCCCCCCATCGAACTGTTCTGGCGCGTGCACTTCATGCTGGGTGCGGCAGCGTTCAGCATGTCCGGTATCAAGGCCTTGCGCGCGATTGCCGAAACCGATTTCGGCGTGAACACCTCCATCGAGCAGGTCATGCGCCTGATGGTGCCATTCCTGGCTGCCGGCATGCGTGCCGAGTCCGGTGTGACGGATGCGGCCATGGC includes:
- a CDS encoding DUF6586 family protein: MAHELYTRTNQKIYFAGLSLEALARTEEGRAMNSLALIQAGRESALFHLYGALLGLCHEIAGFYRLPQANAPRAELLLTREVLETIAIPEMAELVELANNPETWLAKLLAAHAALFQPPRAPHKPKGDVTQPLIQAVNLDEEEAVEELSREELESWRQNLKGLAIRFREGLNEC
- a CDS encoding TetR/AcrR family transcriptional regulator, translated to MAQSETVERILDAAEQLFAEKGFAETSLRLITSKAGVNLAAVNYHFGSKKALIQAVFSRFLGPFCISLDKELERRQAKPDIKPTLEELLEILVEQALVVQPRSGNDLSIFMRLLGLAFSQSQGHLRRYLEDMYGKVFRRYMMLVNEAAPRIPPIELFWRVHFMLGAAAFSMSGIKALRAIAETDFGVNTSIEQVMRLMVPFLAAGMRAESGVTDAAMATAQLRPRSKSTPVAAKV
- the sulA gene encoding SOS-induced cell division inhibitor SulA; translated protein: MQFPQPSPQQTQLPLFEAFMAQPLAPILKDVVESPWSAEPDVFSELSLRGAAGNCLNLLAPILRELSQDQDARWLTLIAPPASLTQAWLRDAGLNRERILLLQPRGTQSAQQLTCEALRLGRSHTVVSWINPLSSQSRQQLISAARTGDAQSLNIRLG
- the lexA gene encoding transcriptional repressor LexA, whose translation is MLKLTPRQAEILAFIKRCLEDNGYPPTRAEIAQELGFKSPNAAEEHLKALARKGAIEMTPGASRGIRIPGFEAKADDSTLPIIGRVAAGAPILAQQHIEESCNINPAFFHPRADYLLRVHGMSMKDIGIFDGDLLAVHTTREARNGQIVVARIGDEVTVKRFKRDGSKVWLIAENPEFAPIEVNLQDQELVIEGLSVGVIRR